Proteins encoded within one genomic window of Citricoccus muralis:
- a CDS encoding heat shock protein transcriptional repressor HspR yields the protein MVAFESRGFSDASTPTFVISVAAELADMHPQTLRQYDRLGLVVPQRQGGGQRRYSRADLHRLRRIQVLSREGVSLEGIRRIVELEGEVDQLRQTVTHLMDQVNLLHDQGRFSRTFTAGTTGDVTTRFTTPGEGSAGRAGTTGSAAERELDRAAAEAVRRRGRPALALEPVARVPKVRTWRRTG from the coding sequence ATGGTGGCTTTCGAATCCCGCGGTTTCAGCGACGCCAGCACACCGACCTTCGTGATTTCGGTGGCGGCGGAGCTGGCCGATATGCACCCGCAGACTCTGCGCCAGTACGACCGGCTCGGGCTGGTGGTGCCGCAGCGTCAGGGTGGCGGGCAACGGCGGTATTCACGCGCGGATCTGCACCGGTTGCGCCGGATTCAGGTGCTCTCCCGCGAGGGGGTCTCCCTGGAAGGGATCCGTCGAATTGTGGAACTAGAGGGCGAGGTAGATCAGTTGCGCCAGACGGTGACGCACCTGATGGACCAGGTGAACTTGCTGCACGACCAGGGTCGGTTCTCACGCACCTTCACGGCCGGGACCACCGGGGACGTGACCACCCGGTTCACCACCCCCGGCGAGGGATCGGCTGGTCGGGCCGGCACCACTGGCTCCGCCGCAGAGCGGGAGCTCGATCGGGCCGCTGCTGAGGCGGTCCGCCGCCGGGGACGTCCGGCACTGGCCTTGGAACCCGTGGCTCGGGTTCCGAAGGTGCGGACGTGGCGGCGGACGGGCTGA